GCAGATCGACCCACGCCGCCTGGCCGTGCTGCGCGCGGTGGCCGACGCGGGAGGCGTGCTGGCCGCGGCGGCGGTGCTGCATCTGACCCCGTCGGCGGTGTCGCAGCACATCGCCCGTCTGGAGGCGGAGACCGGGGTGACCCTGCTCGACCGCGCACAGCTCGGCGGGCGGCGGGCCGCCGGGCTGACCCCGGCCGGACGCATGCTCGCCGGTCACGCCGCGCGGCTGGGCGAGGTGCTCGCCGCGGCCGAACACGACCTGGCCGCGTACACCGGGCAGGTCGCCGGGCCGGTGTCCGTCGGCGCGTTCCCGACCGCGATCCGCCACCTGCTGGTGCCCGCAGCGGCCGAGCTGGCCGTCACCGCGCCGAGCGTCTCAGTGCGCATCCGCCAGTTCGAGCCGGAGCCCGGCCGAGCCGCGCTCCGCACCGGCGAGCTGGACCTGCTCGTGGTGGAGGCGGACGCGGCCGACCCGATGCGCGCCCCGGCGGGCCTGGTGTCGACGAAGCTGCTCGACGACCCGTACCACTTCGCGGTCCCACGCACCTGGGGCCCGCTGAGCGACCTCGACGTGCTGCGCACCCGCCCCTGGGTCGACGGCGCACCCGGCTCCGCGGTCCGCCGCGTCATGGACCGCCTCTCCGCCCAGCACGGCCTACCCCTGATCCGCCACCACGAATGCCTCGAATTCCCCGCAGCACTGTCCATAGTCGCCGCCGGCCTCGCCGCCGCCGTCGTCCCCGCCCTGGCCCTCCCCGCCCCCCACCCCGAGATCCGCGTGATCCCCACCCCCCTCCCCGGCGCCCGCCGCCTCGAACTCCTCCACCGCCGCGGCCGCCACGAACCCACCCCCGCCGCCCGCCTCGTCGCCACCACCATCACCACCCACACCCCGTGACCGCGCCCCTCTCCCCGGGCGATCTTGCGCGGACTGTGGGTGCGACACGCCCACACCGGACATATCCCTAACACTTCGCGCAAGATCGACACGGGAGATCGGGCGGCGGCGGGGTCAGGTCAGGGTGTCGGCCAGGCGGGTGGCGAGCGGGGCGAGGGTTTGGTACGCGGGGGCGGAGAGCTTGCCGTCGGCGCGGAGGTCGTCGAGGCGGTCCAGGAGGTCCTCGGCCTTCTCGGCGGCGTCGTCGCCGTCCTTGCGCAGGCGCTTCTCGACGTCCTGGACCTTCTTGCGCAGGTCGGAGGCGTCCTTCGGGGCGATGCCGCCGGTGCGGGCCAGGCGGTCGATCTCGCGGCGGAGCAGATCGAGCTGATCCGTGGGGCGGGTGGACGCGAGGGGCGCGGCGGCAGGGGTGGCGGCGGTGGGCGGCTTGGAGGGGCCGGCCTGGGCGGTGGGCGGCGAGGGGGCGCCGAGCGCGTACACGATGAAGAACAGGCCCGCGACGATGGCGAGCACGCCGGTGGTGGCCCACACGACGGGGCGCAGCCAGCGGTCGGGCCGCTGCGGGGCCGGGCGCGCGGGGGCGACCCGGGCCGTCGGCGTGGGCGGCGGGGGCACCGCGGCGACACCGATGAGCGGGGCGGGCAGCCGTTCCCGGATGGTGCCGTGGTCGCCGGCCGTGTCGGGCAGGACGCCGCCGAGCAGGGGCGCGGTGGCGTCGAGCAGCGGGGCGGCGGCGGGATGCTCGCCTGCGGCGGCCAGCAGCGCGGCGGCCTCGTCGGCACCGGCCGGGCGTTCGCCGGGGTCGCGCGCGGTGAGCCGGGCGACGACCTCCGCGAGCGGCGCCGGGACCCCGAGCCGCGTCAGGTCCTCCTGCACTCCGGACAGCTCGCCGACCGCGCCGCGGCCCGCGAGCGGCGGCGCGCCGGTGAGCATCGCGTACAGGGTGCAGCCGAGCCCGAACAGGTCGGTGCGCGGGTCGACGGGGCCACCTGCGGCCTGCTCGGGCGCGGTGTAGCCGCGGGTGCCGGCGACCAGCGACGGGTACGCGGCCTCCTGCCAGGCGGCGATGCCGAAGTCGCACACCTTGACCAGCCCGCTCGTGGACAGCAGCAGGTTGGCGGGGGTGATGTCGCGGTGCACCATGCCCGCCGCGTGGGCCGCGGCCAGGGCGGCGCAGGTCTGCAGCGCGACGTCGACGGCCTGTGCCCGGGGCAGCGGGCCGTCCTGGAGCACGGCGGACACGCTGGGCCCGTCGACCAGCTCCATCACCACGTACGCCTCGTCGGCCTCCAGCGCGACGTCGTAGACGGCGACGATGTGCGGGTGGGGCAGCGCGGCGACGGCCTGTGCCTCGCGCCAGAAGCGCTGGCGCATGGCGGCGTCGGCGAACCGCGCCGGATCCAGGATCTTGATCGCGACGGGACGCTGCAACCGCAGGTCGTAGCCGCGCCAGACGGTGGCCATGCCGCCGTGGCCGACCTCCTCGTCCACGCGGTAGCGCCCGCCCAGCATCCTGCTCACCCCGTCCGCCTACCCGCCCGCCACCGGCCTAAACACGATCACGCACGGCGAGGTTTATGCCGATCTTGGGAAGCGTTTAAGGTCTCCACAAGGGACTTCTCGTTAGCGTTCGGTCATCGCCGCACCGCGCGGCCGACGGCAGAACGGAGTGCCCATCCATGCGAAGACTCGTCGCCTATCCGCTCGCGGCGCTGGGTTTCGTGGCCGCGTCCCTGACCTTCGCGTCGCCGGCCGCCGCGCACGGTTACGTGTCCTCCCCGCCGAGCCGCCAGGCGCTGTGCGCGTCGGGCAGGGTGAGCGACTGCGGGCCGATCCAGTACGAGCCGCAGAGCGTCGAGGGCCCCAAGGGCCAGCGCAACTGCCACGGTGGCCTGAGCCAGTTCGCCGTGCTGAACGACGACGGCCGCAACTGGCCGGCGACCTCGGTCGGCACGTCGGTGACGTTCAACTGGGTGCTCACCGCCCGGCACTCCACCAGCAGCTGGGAGTACTGGATCGGCGACCGCCGCGTCGCCTTCTTCGAGGACGGCGGCAGGCAGCCGAACGCGACCGTGTCGCACCAGGTGAGCCTGGCCGGGTTCAGCGGGCGGCAGAAGCTGCTCGCGATCTGGAACATCGGCGACACCCCGATGGCCTTCTACAACTGCGTCGACCTGCAGATCGGCGGCGGTGGCGGCAACCCGGCGCCGTCGC
The Catellatospora sp. IY07-71 DNA segment above includes these coding regions:
- a CDS encoding LysR family transcriptional regulator, with amino-acid sequence MQIDPRRLAVLRAVADAGGVLAAAAVLHLTPSAVSQHIARLEAETGVTLLDRAQLGGRRAAGLTPAGRMLAGHAARLGEVLAAAEHDLAAYTGQVAGPVSVGAFPTAIRHLLVPAAAELAVTAPSVSVRIRQFEPEPGRAALRTGELDLLVVEADAADPMRAPAGLVSTKLLDDPYHFAVPRTWGPLSDLDVLRTRPWVDGAPGSAVRRVMDRLSAQHGLPLIRHHECLEFPAALSIVAAGLAAAVVPALALPAPHPEIRVIPTPLPGARRLELLHRRGRHEPTPAARLVATTITTHTP
- a CDS encoding serine/threonine-protein kinase, coding for MLGGRYRVDEEVGHGGMATVWRGYDLRLQRPVAIKILDPARFADAAMRQRFWREAQAVAALPHPHIVAVYDVALEADEAYVVMELVDGPSVSAVLQDGPLPRAQAVDVALQTCAALAAAHAAGMVHRDITPANLLLSTSGLVKVCDFGIAAWQEAAYPSLVAGTRGYTAPEQAAGGPVDPRTDLFGLGCTLYAMLTGAPPLAGRGAVGELSGVQEDLTRLGVPAPLAEVVARLTARDPGERPAGADEAAALLAAAGEHPAAAPLLDATAPLLGGVLPDTAGDHGTIRERLPAPLIGVAAVPPPPTPTARVAPARPAPQRPDRWLRPVVWATTGVLAIVAGLFFIVYALGAPSPPTAQAGPSKPPTAATPAAAPLASTRPTDQLDLLRREIDRLARTGGIAPKDASDLRKKVQDVEKRLRKDGDDAAEKAEDLLDRLDDLRADGKLSAPAYQTLAPLATRLADTLT
- a CDS encoding lytic polysaccharide monooxygenase, producing the protein MRRLVAYPLAALGFVAASLTFASPAAAHGYVSSPPSRQALCASGRVSDCGPIQYEPQSVEGPKGQRNCHGGLSQFAVLNDDGRNWPATSVGTSVTFNWVLTARHSTSSWEYWIGDRRVAFFEDGGRQPNATVSHQVSLAGFSGRQKLLAIWNIGDTPMAFYNCVDLQIGGGGGNPAPSPSPSARPTPRPSASPSVRPSARPSASPTAVPPRPTPPSAPAGEWAPGTTYRTGDEVTYQGVRYRCRQAHTSIVTWEPSYYTLALWLPI